In Desulfosporosinus sp. Sb-LF, the following are encoded in one genomic region:
- a CDS encoding GerAB/ArcD/ProY family transporter: MERISPHQFMTLGSAVLLGTTFLPIALIVTGVGGRDGWMSILPGFVMGIPYGLMVLSFLAQYPQKNLLQITEILLGKWIGKIIGIMYILITGYFGGLLLGQVGNIYEGSIMPLTPFWLFCLGALLLVFYLVSSGIEVLARFSEAIFPVIVLALVLNLGLSIPRMEQGELMPILSEGIKPLLFGVIKTLPFAMEYTLFLTGILTFLPTGKQEFGQLKREIWRAVFLVGSLDTMVVLIQILVFGPTETVRIVYGLLELGKMVEVSRTVAGVESIFLGVWLGAAAIKIGAFFFMSTWGLESVFNLKGLKWNLAVGTVFVGIALGFTRAPNLITEISLVDNYVILPFTSVWILALWGISRWKKGAGVQ; encoded by the coding sequence ATGGAAAGAATCTCTCCACATCAATTTATGACATTAGGGTCAGCTGTACTCCTGGGGACAACGTTCCTCCCCATAGCATTGATTGTTACCGGAGTTGGTGGGCGGGATGGCTGGATGAGCATCTTGCCTGGATTTGTCATGGGAATTCCTTACGGACTAATGGTGCTCTCTTTCTTGGCACAGTATCCACAAAAGAACTTGTTACAGATCACAGAAATACTCCTCGGTAAATGGATCGGGAAAATCATAGGGATCATGTATATCTTAATCACGGGTTACTTTGGGGGATTATTGCTAGGGCAAGTCGGGAATATCTATGAAGGTTCGATTATGCCCTTAACCCCCTTCTGGCTGTTCTGCCTAGGAGCACTACTACTCGTCTTCTACTTGGTAAGCTCTGGAATCGAAGTGCTTGCTCGCTTCTCCGAAGCCATATTCCCTGTGATCGTGCTCGCGTTGGTGCTGAATCTTGGTCTCTCTATACCGCGGATGGAACAAGGGGAACTTATGCCTATCTTAAGTGAAGGAATAAAACCCCTTTTATTCGGGGTAATCAAAACTTTACCTTTTGCGATGGAGTATACCCTCTTTTTAACGGGAATCCTTACGTTTCTTCCCACCGGTAAGCAAGAATTTGGCCAACTGAAAAGAGAGATTTGGCGAGCAGTTTTCTTGGTGGGCAGCCTAGATACTATGGTTGTCTTAATTCAGATTCTTGTCTTTGGACCCACTGAAACCGTCCGTATTGTGTATGGTTTATTAGAATTAGGGAAGATGGTGGAAGTAAGTCGGACGGTAGCGGGGGTTGAATCCATATTTCTGGGGGTTTGGCTTGGAGCAGCAGCCATAAAAATAGGTGCTTTCTTTTTCATGTCGACTTGGGGTTTAGAATCAGTCTTTAACTTGAAAGGCCTAAAATGGAACCTTGCCGTGGGTACCGTATTCGTGGGGATCGCCCTCGGGTTTACAAGAGCTCCTAATTTGATTACGGAAATTTCACTTGTTGACAATTATGTGATCTTGCCTTTTACCTCCGTTTGGATCCTCGCCCTTTGGGGAATCTCCCGCTGGAAGAAGGGAGCTGGTGTGCAATGA
- a CDS encoding DUF2935 domain-containing protein — MLATGSVPMIGNFVRESLDLHLFFARIMREHAIFLQASFYPKDVTYAQQAEQFKCQYDEILKEALMLSDCTASVEVLKSGELVTNETLRSEQKTQELTGILIDMTLTTEEFRVTQDQGTIPAEIQPQVSELNHKSINLTTSFAKFKAMVLNQVTHCHLATNLFPSQLEHVYREALFYLKVIKRMQNNQFVDGRVDLFEQEVFWGEIMEEHAMFVRHLLDPSEKELCRKARDLARRFEQLEQKMKGEGLPASSFGRLRQENIAATLSIAEFKATGTELLLACQVKSLLSPLLTDHTLREANYYLRILQSWKPGYIGRG; from the coding sequence GTGTTGGCTACGGGTAGTGTGCCAATGATTGGAAACTTTGTCCGTGAGTCACTAGATCTACACTTGTTTTTCGCCCGAATTATGAGAGAACATGCCATTTTCCTGCAAGCTAGTTTTTATCCGAAAGATGTTACTTATGCTCAGCAAGCGGAACAATTTAAGTGTCAATATGACGAAATTCTTAAGGAAGCCCTGATGCTGAGCGATTGTACAGCCTCTGTAGAGGTACTGAAATCTGGAGAATTGGTCACTAATGAAACTTTGCGTTCTGAGCAGAAGACCCAGGAACTAACAGGAATATTGATTGATATGACGTTAACGACAGAAGAATTTAGAGTAACCCAAGACCAAGGGACTATTCCAGCTGAGATCCAACCGCAGGTTAGTGAATTAAATCATAAATCGATAAATCTTACGACCTCTTTTGCGAAATTTAAGGCTATGGTATTGAATCAAGTCACCCACTGTCATCTAGCGACCAATTTGTTCCCTTCACAGTTAGAACATGTTTACAGAGAAGCCCTCTTTTATCTTAAGGTTATAAAGCGAATGCAAAACAATCAGTTCGTGGATGGCCGTGTCGACTTGTTTGAACAAGAGGTTTTTTGGGGTGAAATCATGGAAGAACATGCAATGTTCGTACGGCATCTCTTAGACCCGTCCGAAAAGGAACTTTGCCGTAAGGCGAGGGATTTAGCGCGGCGATTTGAACAGTTGGAACAAAAAATGAAAGGCGAGGGATTGCCAGCTTCTAGCTTTGGACGACTTAGGCAAGAAAATATTGCTGCAACATTATCAATTGCTGAATTTAAAGCTACGGGCACGGAACTCCTTTTGGCTTGTCAGGTTAAATCGTTATTATCCCCGCTCTTAACGGACCATACGTTGAGGGAAGCCAACTACTACTTGAGAATTTTACAGTCATGGAAACCAGGTTATATCGGTCGAGGTTAA
- a CDS encoding Ger(x)C family spore germination protein gives MKSNRKRKVMLLLILMACSLFLNGCWDKQEVEELAPLVGVGFDLGQKPGTFLITEQYALPKKGAAASEIEGWTYSSEVSSAREMNEMTSKLLNLQPFMGSLKVIVIGEDAAKVGFKDMLDFAQRLSEFRRSMYLVLAKGKAESLLNMKLRKGELPAMFLKSNIETGKTISTFPTVRLGHYLTVLGRKSTAPILPMIESIKPGDGGIEYEAKDGDGAQEARFQGSGVFREDRLIDFLTDDETKGYMWLENQVVQRLINTVGLEESQVNFSGQVIKSRTKYKVNDNNGTIELQYRIKVSISVDEVMGLKKRLSEPEWVDFMKGAEKSFAKVIQKECELSIKKERELGLDFLGIGRHIEQRNPAYWKTVKDHWEDDIADFPVSVNVEVTINHSGMSGNSVTTN, from the coding sequence ATGAAAAGTAATAGGAAACGCAAAGTTATGCTTTTATTGATCTTAATGGCTTGTAGTCTATTCTTAAATGGCTGTTGGGATAAACAGGAAGTGGAAGAATTGGCCCCTTTGGTCGGGGTAGGATTTGATCTCGGTCAAAAGCCTGGTACGTTTCTTATTACGGAACAATATGCACTACCCAAAAAAGGTGCAGCAGCCTCAGAGATTGAAGGCTGGACGTATAGTTCTGAGGTTTCAAGTGCCCGGGAAATGAATGAGATGACTTCCAAGCTTCTAAATCTCCAACCTTTTATGGGTTCACTAAAGGTTATCGTCATTGGCGAAGATGCAGCAAAAGTTGGTTTTAAAGATATGTTGGATTTCGCACAACGCTTATCTGAATTTCGCCGGTCGATGTATCTGGTTTTAGCCAAAGGAAAAGCCGAAAGCCTATTAAACATGAAATTGCGCAAAGGGGAACTACCGGCGATGTTCCTTAAAAGTAATATCGAAACAGGGAAAACTATCTCGACTTTCCCAACAGTACGCTTAGGGCATTATCTTACGGTTTTGGGTAGGAAAAGTACAGCGCCAATTCTCCCGATGATTGAGAGTATAAAACCGGGGGATGGGGGCATTGAATACGAAGCGAAGGATGGGGATGGGGCACAAGAAGCTCGGTTTCAAGGTTCCGGCGTTTTTCGAGAGGACCGTTTAATTGATTTCCTCACGGACGATGAAACTAAAGGGTATATGTGGCTAGAAAACCAAGTTGTACAGCGCTTAATCAATACGGTGGGTCTTGAAGAAAGTCAGGTTAATTTTAGTGGGCAAGTTATAAAATCTAGGACAAAGTACAAAGTGAACGATAATAACGGAACAATAGAGCTTCAATACCGGATCAAAGTGAGTATTTCAGTTGACGAAGTGATGGGACTAAAGAAACGGCTTTCGGAGCCAGAGTGGGTGGATTTTATGAAAGGGGCAGAAAAGAGCTTTGCTAAGGTAATTCAGAAAGAATGTGAGCTTTCTATTAAGAAGGAAAGAGAGTTGGGCTTGGATTTCTTAGGAATTGGACGGCACATTGAACAGCGAAATCCAGCGTATTGGAAGACGGTTAAGGATCATTGGGAGGATGATATCGCAGATTTTCCAGTTTCAGTGAATGTTGAAGTCACTATTAATCATTCGGGAATGTCAGGTAACAGCGTAACGACTAATTGA
- a CDS encoding spore germination protein yields MRSWMKMIKELTIRPKGERQIRKSPSYSFEEDLNKPLSGTAVKEILSKSSDVVFREFSLQGKELIPCILAAVDGMVDKNLLDQFILKPLMVDLAGHQEFSQVTLSNVVDKLQSLLPGLELKKIFKMGEALDAVLSGDAVMFFGDTEVGIVLGAKGWANRGVTEPITESIVKGPREGFSETLRINTSLLRRKIKHPSLRIISLKLGDITKTDIVVTYIEKIASPDIVSEVFRRLSKIKIDAMLGNGYIEEMIEDNPYSPFPQISFTERPDVLAGKLLEGKVAIIVDGTPIVLVVPAVLTQFLNVNEDYYQRAMVAILARFVRFVGAFVAIMAPSVYIAVTTFHQEIIPTDLLMSISAGRQGVPFPALLEALIMTVTLEILQEAGLRLPKPIGSTIGIVGALIIGDAAVKAGLVSPLMVIIIGLTAVASYAIPTFDLGLAVRLIRFPFMVLAGVLGFFGVSVGIYVVTIHLLGLRSFGVPYLSPIAPLRVRALLQDTFVRAPWWALKRRPQLIDVEEPRSGEKGKG; encoded by the coding sequence GTGCGCAGCTGGATGAAAATGATCAAAGAACTCACCATTCGCCCGAAGGGAGAACGCCAGATACGGAAGTCTCCCTCGTATTCCTTTGAAGAGGATCTAAATAAGCCTTTATCTGGGACTGCAGTGAAGGAGATCTTATCTAAGAGTAGCGATGTCGTGTTCAGGGAGTTTTCTCTTCAAGGGAAAGAACTTATACCCTGTATCTTAGCGGCAGTGGATGGGATGGTAGACAAAAATCTACTCGATCAATTTATTCTTAAACCTCTCATGGTGGATTTGGCTGGACATCAGGAATTTTCCCAAGTGACATTATCAAATGTTGTGGATAAACTGCAGAGTCTACTTCCTGGCCTAGAACTTAAGAAAATATTCAAAATGGGAGAAGCACTAGATGCCGTTTTGTCCGGTGATGCGGTTATGTTTTTCGGCGATACTGAAGTGGGGATCGTTCTCGGTGCCAAGGGATGGGCTAATCGTGGCGTTACTGAACCAATCACGGAGTCGATCGTCAAAGGGCCGCGTGAGGGATTTTCGGAAACGCTTCGGATTAACACCTCACTTTTGCGGCGCAAGATCAAACATCCCTCCTTACGGATAATCTCCTTAAAACTTGGTGACATAACGAAGACCGATATTGTAGTCACATATATCGAGAAAATAGCAAGTCCAGATATCGTCTCCGAAGTTTTTAGGAGGCTGAGTAAGATTAAGATTGATGCCATGCTAGGTAATGGATATATTGAGGAAATGATTGAGGATAATCCCTATTCGCCCTTTCCTCAAATCTCCTTTACTGAGCGTCCAGATGTCCTGGCGGGGAAGCTACTGGAGGGGAAAGTGGCAATTATTGTCGATGGAACCCCCATAGTCCTTGTGGTACCAGCAGTATTGACGCAGTTTTTAAATGTGAATGAAGACTATTACCAACGGGCCATGGTAGCAATCCTTGCTCGTTTTGTCAGGTTTGTTGGAGCATTTGTAGCTATCATGGCTCCTAGCGTATACATAGCAGTAACGACATTTCATCAGGAAATTATACCGACAGACCTCCTGATGAGCATATCGGCAGGCCGGCAAGGAGTGCCCTTTCCAGCCCTGCTAGAGGCCTTGATTATGACGGTCACTCTAGAAATATTGCAGGAAGCGGGGCTCCGTTTACCAAAACCTATTGGGTCGACGATTGGAATTGTAGGGGCACTTATTATTGGTGATGCAGCAGTGAAGGCAGGGCTGGTCAGCCCCCTAATGGTCATAATCATTGGATTAACGGCTGTAGCGAGTTATGCAATTCCAACCTTCGATTTGGGTCTGGCGGTTCGGCTTATTCGATTCCCATTTATGGTTTTGGCGGGTGTACTTGGTTTCTTTGGGGTATCGGTAGGTATTTATGTGGTCACTATTCACCTGCTAGGCCTTCGTTCTTTCGGAGTGCCATACTTGAGCCCGATTGCTCCTTTGCGTGTGCGGGCCTTGTTACAAGATACGTTTGTTCGGGCTCCCTGGTGGGCGTTAAAACGTCGTCCTCAACTTATCGATGTTGAGGAACCCCGATCAGGAGAGAAAGGGAAAGGGTAA
- a CDS encoding sigma factor G inhibitor Gin: protein MMKTIHEENNVQEIVVNEAKILPICYRCAQVPKNGLYDGFRIEGMFFCSDCQEELFTAEPGSPEYKEFQFLIKEILF, encoded by the coding sequence ATGATGAAGACAATTCATGAAGAAAACAACGTGCAGGAAATCGTTGTAAACGAAGCAAAAATTCTACCCATATGTTATCGCTGTGCTCAGGTTCCTAAAAATGGATTGTATGATGGGTTCCGGATTGAGGGAATGTTTTTTTGTTCGGATTGCCAGGAGGAATTGTTTACGGCTGAGCCGGGCTCTCCTGAATATAAAGAATTTCAGTTTTTGATAAAGGAAATTCTCTTTTAA
- a CDS encoding CBO0543 family protein: protein MSHLIIKVFTDYQIIVTIIIVAISLKWGDWRNWKRYYPTMLFYITGNFVYDLIAYNYPLWEYESPLLKTTFSDLLIALVFYPATIVLYLPHIPKGFLKQALWVTFWVCVYSIVEIVSYGFGFFSYHNGWSIGWSILFDCFMFPLLWLHYRKPVWGLLMAVAMAYTVIWYFQIPFSSMK from the coding sequence ATGAGCCACCTTATAATAAAGGTTTTTACAGATTATCAGATCATCGTAACTATAATAATTGTTGCGATATCGTTGAAGTGGGGCGATTGGAGGAACTGGAAACGCTATTACCCAACCATGTTATTCTATATAACGGGTAATTTTGTCTATGATTTAATCGCCTATAATTATCCTTTGTGGGAGTATGAATCCCCTTTGTTGAAGACCACTTTTAGTGACCTATTGATAGCCTTAGTATTCTATCCGGCAACAATTGTTTTATATCTACCCCATATACCGAAAGGATTCCTGAAACAAGCTTTGTGGGTAACATTTTGGGTATGTGTTTATTCAATCGTGGAAATAGTTTCCTATGGATTTGGTTTTTTCTCTTATCATAACGGTTGGAGCATAGGGTGGTCTATATTATTTGATTGCTTTATGTTCCCCTTATTGTGGCTGCATTACAGAAAGCCAGTTTGGGGCTTGCTCATGGCAGTTGCAATGGCCTATACGGTTATATGGTATTTCCAAATACCTTTTTCTAGCATGAAGTAA
- a CDS encoding amino acid decarboxylase has protein sequence MGKLGEGLSRYQKLGFCSFHTPGHKGREEFFDGLDFRSFDLTELPGLDMLHSPSGIIAEAQKRSAEVFGAEETFFLINGGTVGNQAMFLSLEETSDKRVVVERSSHRSVMSALVLSGRKPHYVIPTVHPEFNLPLGLDVGKQRIPWPEISACHVTYPSYYGTGFELNQLLDERKRMGCNTPILVDQAHGSHYLGPLFPPSALELGADLVLHSSHKTLSALTQSAMLHVQGDRISRTRLRQSLEILQSSSPSYLLLASLERAGEFALNFGRWASLREEVETLHRKVGRNFRILSQKDAGSYDIHTVDWSKILINTLPLGVPASRCVEYLRESYGIEPELWDEENILFMLGIGNMPEDVRRLTKGLESLAESASGFPRLPGFVELKKRVQYDGNVIPPLPNLILSPREAFFAHKRQISLKESLGHVVGETISPYPPGIPVIVMGELMTPEVLGTLLTAGEGRWQGWDGFRNQTIWVVDQE, from the coding sequence GTGGGTAAACTGGGAGAGGGATTGAGCCGTTATCAGAAACTAGGATTCTGCTCGTTCCATACTCCTGGCCATAAAGGTCGGGAGGAATTTTTTGATGGCTTAGACTTTAGGAGCTTTGACTTAACAGAGCTTCCAGGCCTCGATATGCTTCATTCACCGAGTGGAATTATTGCTGAGGCCCAAAAACGTTCGGCTGAGGTTTTTGGAGCTGAGGAGACGTTTTTCCTAATCAATGGAGGAACGGTCGGAAATCAAGCGATGTTTCTATCTCTGGAAGAAACATCGGATAAACGTGTTGTTGTTGAGAGAAGCTCTCATCGTTCCGTAATGTCGGCTTTAGTTTTAAGTGGAAGGAAACCGCACTATGTGATACCCACAGTTCATCCGGAATTTAACCTTCCTTTAGGATTGGATGTTGGGAAACAACGCATTCCGTGGCCGGAAATTTCTGCTTGCCATGTGACGTATCCCAGTTATTACGGGACAGGCTTCGAATTAAACCAATTATTAGATGAGAGAAAGCGTATGGGGTGTAATACACCTATTCTTGTCGATCAAGCACACGGTTCACATTATCTAGGCCCACTTTTTCCTCCGAGTGCTTTAGAGCTTGGTGCAGACCTTGTCCTACATAGTTCTCATAAGACCTTAAGTGCCTTGACTCAGTCGGCTATGCTTCATGTTCAAGGAGATAGGATTTCTCGCACCCGCTTGAGGCAAAGCCTAGAAATTCTGCAATCTTCAAGTCCGAGTTATTTACTTCTGGCTTCATTAGAAAGGGCTGGAGAATTCGCTTTGAATTTTGGACGTTGGGCTAGTCTTCGAGAAGAAGTCGAAACTCTTCATCGCAAAGTTGGCAGAAATTTTCGCATCCTCTCTCAAAAAGATGCCGGAAGCTACGACATTCACACAGTGGATTGGTCTAAAATCTTAATTAATACCTTGCCCCTTGGTGTTCCTGCTTCTCGCTGTGTGGAATACCTCCGAGAAAGTTACGGGATTGAACCAGAGTTGTGGGATGAGGAAAATATTCTGTTCATGTTAGGAATTGGGAACATGCCAGAGGATGTCCGAAGGCTTACAAAGGGGTTAGAAAGTTTAGCGGAGTCAGCGTCCGGTTTCCCTCGTTTGCCTGGATTCGTAGAATTGAAAAAGCGAGTGCAATACGATGGAAACGTAATTCCTCCCTTGCCTAATTTAATTCTTTCTCCGAGGGAAGCTTTCTTCGCACATAAACGACAAATTTCTCTCAAGGAAAGTTTGGGACATGTTGTCGGGGAAACCATCTCCCCTTATCCGCCCGGAATACCTGTCATCGTGATGGGCGAACTAATGACTCCTGAAGTACTGGGTACACTCCTCACCGCTGGAGAGGGGCGTTGGCAAGGGTGGGACGGCTTTAGAAACCAAACAATATGGGTGGTCGATCAGGAATAA